From Triticum aestivum cultivar Chinese Spring chromosome 7B, IWGSC CS RefSeq v2.1, whole genome shotgun sequence:
GTCAGCCAGATAGTCGCTGTAAATTTGTCAAGGAAATATCAAATAAGATTCTACAAATCATTGCAGATGCAAGACAGGTAGAATGCAAGACTTACTAGATGCGATCCACCATTTCCGTTACTTCCCATCTAGGACTCCATGGATAGCTGTTGTTTGGAGATGACGTGATAGGTATACCTTGGGAATTACAGTGCTGCAGAGGAATCAGAAATGAGAAGGTTAGTGCCACCAGAGGTCACTACCACCAATCATCCGAATCTATATTAGAGAAACAACGACTGCACTGCAAGACCTTTGATCAAGCATCTACATCAGAAACAACCAGAAAACATGTATACCGCAAATAACCAGTACCCAAATAAATATACCTGACAACTCTGCAAAGTCAGGATAGGCTGTTGTTGGGGGAATTGAAGGGGGATGACAAAGTGAACCTGCAACATCACATTGCGCCAAAAGTCAATACTGGTTAGTGGATAATCCACAGACACAAGTATATATGAGACTAAAGAATCAAAAGATATGGTGCCAAATGCCAAGACAATAATAATTCATAGAGAGCATTCTTACTAGGAAAAAAGTCTACTATTCGACTGTGAACTCTGGCAAAAGTTCACTTTTCGATCTTCAACTATAAAACCGTTTGAACTGCAACATCAAGCTACTAAACCGTGCTTTTCACACTTGGGTGGTTTCCCTAGTGGTTCTGGTGACATGAGTGCCACATGTCAGTCATGTCACTACCATCAAATGACAAACACTACAGCAACAAGCAGTATAATAAACTCCCTCATTCGGATAGTGAACTTGAACGGTAAATGCTAGAAATGATAGCATACGCAAAGTAGGAGAAATGGATAAAAAGCATTCCATGCTCTAGTGTGTTTCATCGTTTCTGGTACAAGAAATGGATGTGGTTGTGGTTCAACGTGCTACGCAATTTTTAAAATGTACCGCTAGCAATTTATGAGTTCAATGTTCATTTTGATTGAGTAGGAAGTTTGGTTTGTGAGTTGAATCTTGTGATTCGATGAGTTAAGAGTTGGTAATTAGATTCAGAAGTTCGGATTTGACTGTTTGGGTTAAAAGTTGGTCATCTGTATGCTTTCAGTTAAGTTGGATTTTGTTTTCTTTTACATTTTCCATGTTGCCTCAAGTGATGGTGGCACCGCCTGCTGGCCACCAGAAAGGGGGATGGGTCACAGAGCTCAGATGACACAGGTACCAGAGCGCACAAGGGCAGGTCTCCCCGCTACTAGCAGCCCCCACACAGAATTGCAGACAGCTGTATGCAAATACAAAATACATATCcagaacaaaaaagaagaaggctTATTTGGCAAAAGGGCAAGGAAAGTATTTACGACACGAGGGGAAGCCCCTGAGACTTAGAGCAATCTAGCAGATTCGCCACTTCGACAGCCTCCAAAATGGTTTTGGAGCCCACTCCATAATTTTTGGGAGGCTGCCAAGCCTACGTGCAGACTCAGATTCTCCAAAATGCAGCCTCCATAATTTTTCCCTTTCATTTCCTTTTTTTGTTTGCAACAACTAAAAAAAAACTGCTTCTATTTAGCATAGATTTTTAACCAAACTTCAGTCAGATAAACATCAAACACTTGGAACGACATTGCAAAGTGATAGTTCATTTATATATGGGGACAAAATTAGTTGCTTTAGTGAAATTGTACATATCCAGGGGTAAGATTAGTCACTTTAGCGACATTTTAGAGAAGGGGACGACATTTCCaacacaactaaattagtaaacTAAAGTAGATGCCGCGGGACAAGCCAGCGCAGGACTTGCAGATGCTGGCTGTGGCCTTTGAGTCGCGGGCGTCCGACTCCTATGCCAACCAGGCGCTCTCCTCGACATCAGGAGCAGCAGCTCATTCCCAGATGGCGCACTCCCTCTTGGCGTCCATCTCTGCCGATTCTGCCATGGCTTTGTCAAACTTCGCCCAGGCCGTGTTCTCATTGAAGACTGGGGCTGGGCGGGCAAGGTAGGCAGTAATGCGGGCGTTCCAAGCCTCCCTACAAGCGAGGGTGCGACGCTGGCGCGTCCATGGCACAATGTTGACGCGGCGGGCGGCCCTCTTGCGGAAGAGTCCAACGAGCATGCGCGGGATGACGGGATCCTCATCGTCCGACTTAAGCATCTCGATGTCAACCATCTCGCTGATGGCGGCAACTTGCGCCTCATAGGCGGCATCATCCTTTTTGGAGGCCACGCGGCGGCCCTGCTCCCGATGGTGTGGCGACGCAGCATGGCATTGGCAGAAGAAAGGGCACAGGCAGATCTGGGGAAGGGAGGGGGAGAAGCGGAGAGAGGAGTGGAGATAGAGGAGTCGCTAGACGGCTTTTATAGCCGTGAGCGGCGGAAAAAAGGCACCGGCGGCGGCGGGAAATCGCGGTGGAAAAGGGTGGGCAGCAGGAACAGGCGCGGACAGGTGGAAACACGGCAGAGTTCAGGTCACTTTGTCCAACATGCTAACGCTGCCCTTATATATTACAGGAGAATCCCCTTGGCACTTTTTAAATAAGGGTGGTGAAATGCAACCATGGAGGGTCAATCCTGGGCCAGCAACCCGCACAGCTTGAGTGGCCAACAGTCCTAACATTCGCTCAGTCTCTTGGTAGGAAGGTAATGAACTATATGTGTTCTTTTATTTATTGATTAGCTCCACGCAGtggagaaaatgaaaaaaaaaactagaTTCACGCATTTAATGACATACCAGAAATGTGAAAATCCCCGAAATGGAAAGAACTGtggctttcctgcaaaaaatctgatACATAGACAGAGTTGTTAAACGACATGGCAAAAACCACAATAACATAAGAAAACAGTGAGAAGCAAGTACCGGATCAGCCTCCAATGGTCTCCCGAAAGCAGGAGCTAGGGCCTCAATGAATCGTCTCCTGCAACCGATTGAAGCTGATGCATCCACGACCTTCAATATAATTCAGAAACATAAGCTTGTAAAATCCAACAGTGCCATTAATGGTATTCTAAAATTGATACCTTGTTTAACCAATTAGATGCTTCAGCCATAGTGAAATTTCAGTTTCCAGTGGATTTAACAACTTACGTGCTTATACGTCCAAACAGGTCTACTAATAAAGGTCAAAATGCAAAAGCTACAACACGGCAAAAGGTCTCCTGCTTACAGCTACGATGTCAACAATATCGTAAAACCTACTATGTCCTTTCCTAGTTACATTTTTCTGTTCTTGGCCCCATTTTCGGAATGACACATCCATAATGAAATCTTGAGCACAGAAATGCTCACAGCTTTAATGTGACAGAAGTAGTAACCCTTGCGCAATCCCTAACTAACATATCACGTTTAATATGAATGGAGTTGACATCACAACAGAAGATATAGCAAAATAACAACACCAATGGTGAGAATACAGTCAGATCAGGACAAATACTGGTAAAATGCAACAATAATTACCTGCAATTTAAGGTCTTCTTCTAAAGTGGGAACATACTCAGCCATGCACCTTTACATAATTAGACAAAGAGGAGATCATCAGTGACAAAGTGATGCTGTTTCTTTTGGTGAAAATGTTCTGCAGAAGATTATATCACACAGGTCTGGTCTGTTTTGGCATATAACATGCAACAAGAGATAATCTTCATTTAACCATACTCATTTGGAAGTCTGGCAAGTTGACTTACATCCCATCTACCCATGCAGGGAGCTTAACACCATCCACAGAGAAAAATGACTTCAAATCAGGAGTTGAGGTTAGTTTCAGTCCTGGTGCAGAAGGAACAGAGAGGTAACTACTGCTAACCGGAAATATGGCCTGCAAAATAGCCGAGCTGTCCATTATCAAATGCATGACAAAAACCCTAAATTCCATTAAATTATCCAAATTATAAAACATACAAAGTTAGCAGTGGTGACCATGTCTAACAGTAAAACAtatttgttatttatgtgtagCATGATTTGTCTGCTATCTAGGAAGTATTTTGGGGAGTTCTGTCAGATTGTTTGCATACTGAGTCCTTGACACATGACAATTTCATCAGATACTTCCAAGTCACCACTTGAGCGAAAGAGAATATATCTATGCAGTAATGGGATTGTTGACTGCTGAAACTCCTGATGCTTTTCTTTTACAGGGAAATACCCAGAGCCATTTGCATGTTGTATAATGACAATGCTCTGATCGTAGTAAGATCCAATAGCTGGAACATTCTTAAGCAGTACATACTGCCGTGTTAGGTAACAATGACTGCAACCTTCACATGGTTTACTATGCATATGCAGTTATCTTGGTTGGAGAAGATGCACCCTCTCCTCGTTACAAAGATGTGGCAAGTAATCCAGAATAATAAATGAACTAGTGTAATGTATGTGCCGGGCGAATGGGCAATAGGAAGTACGACAAAACTTTAAATTAGGGATCTGGATTGTCAGTAGCTAGCTTATGAGCAGTTACTATCATTAGGTGGTTTGTTTGTATCCTTCAGATTTGCTAGCAAGGGACTGGGAAAGAAGCAAGGCGCGTCTATTTCAAAAGTACGGAGTAGTTAACCAAGTGCCAGTCTCCATCCCTGCCATAGTGGTGCGGCTGCCGTCGCACCCACATAGGTCCTGAACTCCTGGGGTACCTCAATGAGGCCTTACGACCCCATACTATCATGGTTATAGTGTTACAATTTCAAGTATCGGCATAAGCAGCTGAAATTTTGCTGGTATAAATATTTCTCAATTATCATCATCATTACTCATTTTCTAGAAACATCATTAGCATTGTTGCAGCTATTTTTACATGTCCACATTTGTGTACATGTAAGGAGTGGTTTTAGAGGTTAACCTGCAGATGGATCTTTTGGGGAAGTTTCCAAGGACATCCAGGCACCATCATTTTGAGGTCTAAATCCAGAAGCGGGACAGCAAATTTCACCTCATCTGACTACAAAGAAATATGAAAATACAATATAAGAAAAGGAATCAAGTTTCAGAGAAGAAAATGGCCGTGGAGACTGTAAACTTACCCTACCAGTTGATGATACCAAGGAGACTTCAATCCCCTGGTTGTTTGAACACAAATATTGGAAAAGTCATCTATCAGATAAATGGATTTCAACAATCAAGCTGAAGAACTAAACTGGTAATAAGCCAGTCAAATGGCTCGATCTTCAACTCATTCACATGAGCATGTATGTTTCTCGCTATATTTAAACCAAATCGTATTAAGAATACCTTCTAGTTACTTCATAAGATAAGCAATCAATGCCACAGAAAGGCCAAAGGGGAAAACTTGGTACATTTACCTCCTTAGCAAGAACTGTGCTTATTTCAAACTTCAGTCTTGCATCATCCACTTTCTCTACCAGCTTCTTTTGGTACTCAATGTATAATAACCTGCAGAAAATTAAGCCAACACAAATAGCTTAGAAATGAGTTCATCACGAAAAGCACCAGTACAATCTCAAGCATGCTCTGCGCACCAACAATCTGCTCATCTCAAGATAGCATTATTTCAAGCCAACAACTACACTGGCACTCCTAATTCCTCGTGACATATCAGTACAGATTTTTGTTGAGGACCCACCACTAGCTTCACTCGATGAATTTCTAACCAATATCCCAGCCCCAACAAATGCCTAGCCAAACCAAGTGCAAGCCTAATCATCACCAAGTTGCTGGCCTTGTGTTTACACTTTAttaatttgagtttttcttccATTAAGTTATTTCAAGTAAAATGAAATAAGATGGTCACCTGTATGTTATGCATAAATGCTTCAGAGAGAATGAAATAAATAAGTGCAAAAGGTAAATGACGAAATATATCTGTATAATTAGGAACCAAACGATAAAGTTAACGTCTTCTAAAAATGAATAGACTGGATGGAGCACATTTTCTGTTCATACGACACATGTACCGTCAGATTATATTAGACTCATTTTGCTATATGAAAAAACAGAAGGGCCAGCCATTATGTTTTCCATGATTATTCCATTACCTTTACATGCATTTGAGAGAAGAGGAAGCGACACAAAAGAACGCGCACATTAATTCGTTAAGTATGACATAGGTTgtgcaaaattttagttttccaaaCTAGACCACACCAATGTCAAATGGATGAATCCACCCCTGCATATCGGAACCTATTCCCATGTACGCAACTCCCAACTCATACCGCCTCCAGTCCAATTAACACGCAGGCAGAGCAATTACACATAACACTAATGATCACATAACAGCATAGAGAACCACAGAAGCAAAGAGAAATCACCGGAGCTCCTCCACGAGGCAGAGGAGGCCACGGGGGTCACGGTAATCCCAGTGTGCCAAGCAGCTCTTTCCCCCATTCCCGGACTCATCATAATCGACCAGTGGCTGGAATCCCTCATCGCGCTGCCCGAATATGACGTCCGGCGCCACCTTGGGGTGCATCGCATTATACAAGAAATCCCCTGCGAAACCAATATCAGAGCCGCGAAAACCTGAGCACCGAACCCTAGGCCATTACAGCGAGCGGGTGGGTAGGGGTGCGTTACAGTAGACGTAGTCGAGGCAGAAGGGGATGCCGAGGGTGAAGCGATCAGCGTAGCGGCCCTTGCTGCATCCGGACCAGATCTGCACCACCTGCAAGCGAGCGCGGGGAGGCGGGTGAGAGGAGGGACCGGAATGGTGGAGCAGTCGTGAGCACCCTAGGTACCTTGATGGGAAGACTGGAGTTGGTGAGGAGGAACTTGAGCTGCGCGGCGATGAGGGGCGCCAGCGGAGGGGTcggggcgggcgcggcggcgtcggcggaggGAGCCATCGCCGGCGGCAGTCGTGGTAACCGACGGATTCGGGACAGCTCCCTCTCTGCTAGTACTAGTTGTCTTTGGGTTTGGAAAAGGGTCAAACAGCAGGAGGTGTAGGCAGGCTGATCTCTGGTGAGTTTGGTCCGTTGCGGCCCATGTAGAATTTGGATAGTAGAAACTGCACCTAATTCAAGTCCACCCCTAAGAAAAAAACTAATTCAAGTCCTCTCACGCATGGTGTTCTTTTGGCCGTTGGATCCATGTCTCGGTTATTCCTGACCGTCCCATCCATCATTTCCACCCGCGTGGGCTGGGTTGTGTGTTCTTGGGTTGCTATTTCAGAGGCAAAATCGGATGCCTCTTGTTCACTGCTACTGATTAATATCAAGATCCCAAATAAATTAGTACATGGCTGGGTGGTTGTACTTgttgggaacatagcatgcaatttttttaaaaaatgtacGTTCACGCAAGATTtgtctagaagatgcatagcaacgagatggggagagtgtgtctacgtaccctcgtagaccgaaagcggaagtatttgacaacgcggttgatgtagtcgaacttcttctttctccggtcgatcaagtaccgaacgtacgacacctctgagttctacacacttcagctcgatgacgttcttCGCTCTCTTGATACAACaagatgtcgaggaagtagatgtgttcagcacgacgacgtggtgacggtgatggtaaaGTGATTCCCgcatggctttgcctaagcaccgcgacaatatgaccggggtgtaaactgttgaggagggcgccgcacacggctaacagttgatgttgtgtgttgtaggcgcccccttccccacatatatataggttggaggggaggagaggcaaccaagggggcgccccaagtaggaggaatcctacttggggtcctctcccAATTCGGCCACCCCCCTCTCCTATTCCTATTCAGGGTAGGaatggaagaggggaaggaagaatcctattccctttttcctttcctccttcccctttccttctccaaattggccagcccatatggggggcgcaccagcccctttgtggctggtgtatttcccctcttggcccataaggcccatatcttttgtcgggggtgcccggaaccccttccggtgacctgataagTACCTGGTGctttccgaaacacttccggtgtccgaatatcatcatcctatatatcaatatttacctctcaatcatttcgatactcctcgtcgtatccgtgatctcatctgggagtccgaacagcattcggtcaccaaatcacataactcatataatacaatatcgtcatcgaacgttaagcgtgcggaccctacgggttcgagaactatgtagacatgaccgagacacctctccggtcaataaccaatagcgaaacctggatgctcatattggctcccacgtatcctacgaagatctttatcggtcgaaccattatgacatcatacattattccctttgtccatcgatatgttacttgctcgagattcgatcgtcggtatcttgatacctagttcaatctcgttaccggcaagtctctttactcgttcagtaatgcatcatcctacaactaactcattactcactttgcttgcaaggcttcttatgatgtgcattaccgagaggccccagagatacctctccgatactcagagtgacaaatcctaatcttgatctatgccaacccaacaaacaccttcgtagatacctatagagcatctttataatcacccagttacgttatgacgtttgatagcacataaggcattcctccggtatccgggagttgcataatctcatagtcggaggaatatgtatttgacatgaagaaagcaatagcaataaaactgaacgatcataatgctatgttgacggatgggtcttgtccatcacatcattctccttaatgatgtgatcgcgttcatcaaatgacaacacatatctatggttaggaaacttaaccatctttgattaacgagctagtctagtagagctcactagggacactgtgttttgtctatgtatccacacgtgtatcaagtttccggttaatacaattctagcatgaataataatcatttatcatggtataaggaaatataaaataacaactttattattgcctctagggcatatttccttcagtctctcacttgcactagagtcaataatctagttcacatcgccatgtgatttaacatcaatagttcacatctttatgtgattaacacccatagttcacatcgccatgtgaccaatgcccaaagggtttactagagttaataatctagttcacaatgctatgtgtttaacacccaaagagtactaaggtgtgatcatgttttgcttgtgagagaagtttagtcaacgggtctgccacattcagatccgtatgtattttgcaaatttttatgtctacaatgctctgcatggagctactctagctaattgcttccacattcaatacgtatctagattgagacttagagtcatctagatcagtgtcaaagtttgcatcgacgtaactctctacgacgaactctttatcacctccataaccgagaaacatttccttagtcctcttttaGGTAaataaggataattttaaccgttgtccagtgatctattcctggatcactattgtaccccttccaaacttatggcaaggtacacaacaggtttggtacatagcatggcatactttttacaacctatggctgaggcatagggaatgactttcattctctctttatcttctgccatggttgggttttgagtctttactcagcttcacaccttacaatacaagcaagaactccttatttgactgatccattttgaactccttcaaaatcttgtcaaggtatgtactcattgaaagtcttatcaagcgtcttgatctatctctatagatcttgatgcccaatatgtaatcagctttaccgaggtctttcattgaaaaattcttattcaagtatccttttatgctatccaaaaattatgtatcatttccaatcaacaatatgtcatccacatataatatcagaaatgctacagagctcccactcactttcttgtaaatacaggcttcactgtaagtctgtataaaaccatatgttttgatcacctcatcaaagtgtatatcccaactctgagatgcttgcaccagtccatagatggattgctagagcttgcacactttgtcggcacctttaggaccgacaaaaccttctggttgcatcatatacaactcttcattgagatatccattaaggaatgcagttttgacatccatttgccggattttataatcataaaatgtggcaattgctaatatgatttagacggacttaagcatcgctacgggtgagaaagtctcatcgtagtcaactccttgaactcgtcgaaaaccttttgcgacaagtcgagctttgtggacagtaacattattgtcagcgtcagtcttcctcttgaatatccatttattctctatggcttgccgatcatcaggaaagtccaccaaagtccacactttgttctcatacatggatcatatctcagatttcatggcctcaagccatctgtcggaatctgggctcatcataacttcttcataattcgtaggtttgccatggtctaataacatgactttcaggacaggattaccgtaccactctggtgcggaacgtgctttgttcgacctacgaagtccagtaataacttgatccgaagttttatgatcatcatcattagcttcctctctagttggggtaggcatcacaggaacggattttctttgatgtgctactctctaattcgagagaaggtacaattacctcatcaagttctactatcctcccactcacttctttcgagagaaactcctttcctagaaaggacccattcttagcaacaaagatcttgcctttggatctgtggtagaaggtgtacccaatagtttctttagggtatcctatgaagacgcacttctctgttTTGGGTTCGAAcatatcaggctgaagccttttgacataagtgtcgcaaccccaaattttaagaaacgacaacttaggtttcttaccaaaccacagttcatacggtgtcgtctcaatggatttagatggtgccctatttaacgtgaatgtggttgtctctaatgcataaccccaaaatgatagtggtaaatcggtaagagacatcatagatcgcaccatatctaataa
This genomic window contains:
- the LOC123157368 gene encoding BRISC and BRCA1-A complex member 2 isoform X2 — protein: MAPSADAAAPAPTPPLAPLIAAQLKFLLTNSSLPIKVVQIWSGCSKGRYADRFTLGIPFCLDYVYWDFLYNAMHPKVAPDVIFGQRDEGFQPLVDYDESGNGGKSCLAHWDYRDPRGLLCLVEELRLLYIEYQKKLVEKVDDARLKFEISTVLAKEGIEVSLVSSTGRSDEVKFAVPLLDLDLKMMVPGCPWKLPQKIHLQAIFPVSSSYLSVPSAPGLKLTSTPDLKSFFSVDGVKLPAWVDGMCMAEYVPTLEEDLKLQVVDASASIGCRRRFIEALAPAFGRPLEADPIFCRKATVLSISGIFTFLVHFVIPLQFPQQQPILTLQSCQHCNSQGIPITSSPNNSYPWSPRWEVTEMVDRIYDYLADECQNFKKLCSDGFPQAK
- the LOC123157368 gene encoding BRISC and BRCA1-A complex member 2 isoform X1, coding for MAPSADAAAPAPTPPLAPLIAAQLKFLLTNSSLPIKVVQIWSGCSKGRYADRFTLGIPFCLDYVYWDFLYNAMHPKVAPDVIFGQRDEGFQPLVDYDESGNGGKSCLAHWDYRDPRGLLCLVEELRLLYIEYQKKLVEKVDDARLKFEISTVLAKEGIEVSLVSSTGRSDEVKFAVPLLDLDLKMMVPGCPWKLPQKIHLQAIFPVSSSYLSVPSAPGLKLTSTPDLKSFFSVDGVKLPAWVDGMCMAEYVPTLEEDLKLQVVDASASIGCRRRFIEALAPAFGRPLEADPVLASHCFLMLLWFLPCRLTTLSMYQIFCRKATVLSISGIFTFLVHFVIPLQFPQQQPILTLQSCQHCNSQGIPITSSPNNSYPWSPRWEVTEMVDRIYDYLADECQNFKKLCSDGFPQAK